One Chordicoccus furentiruminis DNA window includes the following coding sequences:
- a CDS encoding DUF5662 family protein has translation MNPIGHLKTITRHHRLVCSYCMRAGLIRQGLTHDLSKLSPEEFLVGAKYYQGTRSPNNREREVTGVSLAWLHHKGRNKHHFEYWIDYDTDQSSPYGLRGAPMPRRYVAEMIFDRVSASRVYLGDAYTERAPLEYFLRSRARSWFIHEETKKQMEYLLRMWAEKGEDYTVGFIRYVFLKGEGPGIGRNGRKTRRPCLK, from the coding sequence ATGAATCCGATCGGACACCTGAAAACCATCACAAGGCATCACCGGCTTGTCTGTTCCTACTGCATGAGAGCCGGACTGATCCGGCAGGGCCTGACACATGACCTCAGCAAGCTTTCGCCCGAGGAGTTTCTGGTGGGCGCGAAGTACTATCAGGGGACACGAAGCCCGAACAACAGGGAGCGGGAGGTCACCGGCGTCTCGCTTGCGTGGCTGCATCACAAAGGACGGAACAAGCACCATTTCGAGTACTGGATCGATTACGATACCGATCAGAGCAGCCCGTATGGACTGCGCGGCGCGCCGATGCCGCGCCGGTATGTGGCGGAGATGATCTTTGACCGGGTCAGCGCAAGCCGGGTCTATCTCGGGGACGCGTACACGGAACGGGCGCCTCTGGAGTATTTCCTCCGCAGCCGCGCGCGCTCCTGGTTCATCCATGAGGAGACGAAGAAGCAGATGGAATATCTTCTCCGGATGTGGGCGGAGAAGGGAGAGGATTATACGGTCGGATTCATACGGTATGTCTTCCTTAAGGGCGAGGGACCGGGGATCGGCCGGAACGGACGTAAGACGCGGCGGCCGTGCCTGAAATGA